The sequence AGACCGCTTCGACCGACTCATGACCATCATGCGCAGGCTGCGCGCACCGGGAGGATGCCCCTGGGACGCCGAACAGACCCACGATTCCCTGAAGCGCTACCTCCTGGAGGAGTCCTACGAGGTGATCGAGGCGATCGACGCCAAGGACGACGCGCTTTTGAAGGAGGAACTGGGGGACCTGATCCTGCAGCCGGTCTTCCACGCTGCGGTCGCCGAGGAGCGCGGCGCCTTCACCATGGACGAGGTGCTCGACGCCATCAACGAGAAGCTGGTGCGCCGCCACCCCCACGTCTTCGGTGACCAGGTGATCGAAAGCAGCGCGGCGCAGGTGGAGAACTGGGAGAAGATCAAGAAGGGGGAAAAGGGGGACGAGCGGAAATCGGCCCTTTCCGGCATCCCGCCGCACCTCCCTGCGCTCATGAAGGCGCAGAAGATCACGGAAAAGGCGGCGCGGGTCGGTTTCGACTGGGAGCACACGGACCAGGTCTTCGCCAAGGTAATGGAGGAACTGCACGAATTCCAGGAGGCGATGGCCGCCGGGGATCAGCAGGAGATGGAATCGGAGCTGGGCGACCTCCTCTTCGCCATCGTGAACCTGGGGAGGTTCCTCGCCATCGACCCGGAGGAAGCCCTCAGAAAGACCATCCAGCGTTTCACCCGGCGTTTCAGCCACATCGAGGACACCCTGCACGGCAGGGGGGAACGGCTGCAGGACACGAGCCTCGAGGAGATGGACCGGCTCTGGGAAGAGGCCAAGAAAATGGAGAAACGTTGAATCTAGTTAATCTTTTTGAAGGACCAGAGAATTATCCACACATTTTGTGGAAAAGGTGTGGATAACGGTGTTGACAATTTTAGAAACCTACGCCTTTTAAGCACTTTCCGCGTTCTGCATAAATATTGGCCACGCTGATATTCAAACGAAAAAACAGCTACTTACAAATTTCTGTATACATTTGAGGATTATTACCCCCAACAAAATTAGGTCCACCTAATTAGGCTTAAAGCTACAGTGGAAATCCTGTGCATAAGTGTAGGAAATCTACCGAATCACGCCCCCTCCCGCCGCGACATTTACCCCTTCCATCATGAGAAGCTCACGCTTGGAGTCGATCCCTCCCGGGGCGGTGAATCCGGTCATGACTCCGCTCGCCCCGACCACTCGATGGCAGGGGATGATGATCGGCAGCCGGTTCCTCGCCATGGCGCCGCCGATGGCCCGCGCCCCCCTCGGTGTTCCGCAGGCGCCGGCCACCTCTCCGTAGCTTTGCACCGTTCCGTACGGTATCGCTGCGACCACCCGGTAGACCTCCTGCTGAAAAGGGGTGAAGCAGGTCAGGTCCAGTGGGAGGTCGAAATCAATCTGCTCGCCGCGGAAGTAGCGCTCAAGGAGTACGGCCGCTGCGCGGGTCAGATCGCTCCCCTCTTTCGCCAGCGGATGTGACATGGAGGCGGCTTCAAGCGCATCGGCGCGAGTCTTCAGGCCGTAGGGAAGATGATGGGCCAAAAGCCCCTCCCTGCTTGCCGCGACAAGGCCGAAACTTGCGGTGCTCTCGTAAATGCTCCAGGCGGTGGCTGCTGCTTCCTGTTTCATAGTTCGACTCCATAAAAAAACGCGCAAGATCCGTGACATGCCACAAAGAACAAGGGAGACGATACCATTTCGTCCCCCTTTCTTTCCAGCGGAATCTGCACGTTCCTGCGCGTTCGGTTCCGGCCAGGCCCCGGTCTATCTTCTAAGCAGCTTTTTCCTCACCAGGGCGACCACGTCCCGCGCCTCGTCGCAACGCAAGAGGTGCGAAGCGGCAAGAAAGATCACGATTCCCGCCAGCACCCCTCCCCCGAGCACGCCCCCCTTTAAGAGGCGCCTGCCGGTCGTGGACCAGTCGATTAGCCCCATGATCCAGTACACCGCAACGGCCATCGGCACCGAAGCGGCGATCCCTTTCAGGGCGGACACGGTGATCGCCCTCCCCCCGAAGCGCCCGATCTTTTTCCTCAAGAACCACAGGAGCAGCAGCATGTTGCCTAGTGCCGAGAGAGAAGAGGCGAGCGCAAGTCCCCCGTGCAGCATAGGCCCCATCAGCAGGAGGCTGAAGAGGAAGTTGAGCAGGAAGGCGATAAAGGCGGAGGTAACCGGTGTTTTCGTATCCTTCAGAGCGTAGAAGGCCGGGACCAGCACGCGCACGAGCGCGACGAAGGTAAGGCCGATCGAGTAGTACAGCAGGGCGACGCCGCACTTCTGCGCCTTGGCGTAGTCGAAGGCCCCGCCCATGAAGAGGAGCGAGAAGATGGGGGTGGCACAGAACATGAGCCCGACCATGGCCGGGATGGTGATGAAGAGGGTAAGCCTCACCCCGTAATTGAGCGACTCCTTGAGGGCGTCCATATCCCCCACCGCCGCCTGCCGGCTCATCGAGGGAAGCACCGCCTGGGCCACAGACACCGTGAAGATCCCCTGGGGGAACTCGAAGAGCCGCTGGGCGTAATAAAGGTAGGAGACGCTACCTTCCGGGAGCAGCGACGCGAGGATGGAGCCGACGGTGATGTTGAGGTAGTAGACGCCGACGCCGAACACCGACGGTCCCATGAGGAGCGTGATTCGTTTCAACGCGGGGTGGTTCAGGTTGAAGTTCGGGCGGATCGGGAACCCCATCCGGTAGAGCACGGGCAGTTGCAGCGTAAGTTGCAAAACTCCGCCGATGAGGACGCCGACGGCAAGCGCCACGATGGGGACCCGGAAGCGGTCGTGCAGCAGCAGGGCCGAGAGGATCATCGAGATGTTCAGGAACACCGTGGAAATGGCCGGGGTGAAGAAGTGACGCAGCGTGTTCAGGATCCCCATGCAGAGCGCAACCAGACTCACGAAGAAGATGTACGGGAACATGAGGCGGTTCAGCAGGATGGTGACCGAGAGTTTCTCGGGGTTGCCGGAGAAACCGGGGAACATCAGGTGCACGAGCTGCGGCGAGAAGATGATGCCGAGGACGGTGACGGCCGCCATCACGATGGTGAGCGCGGTGAAGCAGACATTCGCGAGCGCCCGGGTCTCTTCCTCACCTTTCGTGGTATGCCACTCGGAGAAGGTGGGGACGAAGGCCGAGGTGAGCGCACCTTCGGCGAAGAAGCGGCGCAGCATGTTGGGGATCTGGAACGCGGCGAAGAAGGCGTCCGTGTAGAGGCCTGCGCCGAACAGGCGGGAGACCACCATGTCGCGAACCATCCCCATGATGCGAGACAGCATGGTGGCGGCGCCCAAAACGCCGGCGGCGCGGGCTATGTTCTTCTTTTCAGACAAAATCCCTCCAAAAAATCAAAAGCATCAAGACTCAACGCAAAGACGCGGAGCCGCAAAGACGCGAAGAAAACCTGAAATCAGGGTGAAAGGCATAATCCGGAGGACGCTGAGCGTTCCGGACTTGTTGCGTCACACGCTGATGCACGAGAACAGGTTTGAAGCCTTTCTTAGCGTCTCCGCGTCTTTGCGTCTTTGCGTTAAAGCATTTCTTCTTCCACCCGCCGGAAGTATTCCTCCCGGCAGAAGTTCTCCACGTCGACCATGGAGGCGAAGGCCTCGCCAAACCCTTCGCGCCCGAGCGTGAAGACGCCGTGCCCGTAGACGATGGCGGACCCGCTCGCTCCGATCACCGGAGGAACGCGCTTTGCCAGCCCCCCGGCGCCGATCTCACCGGCGACGACCGGCGTTCCGCCCAGGTCGCGCACGTGCGGGCAGTCCTTCCAGCAGTCCTTGATGCTGCACTCCTTCTTCCGGTCGCACAGCATGCTCATCACCACGGCGAATTTCGGGTGGCCGTGCAGGATCACCCGCGAACCGGTCTGTTCGTAGATCTTACGGTGCGCCAGAAGTTCGCTGGAAGCGGTGATCCCAGTGGTCGAGGAGTTGTCGGCGGGAACCGGATCGATGCACCCTTTCAGCTCGTCGAGGCTCGCGGCGGTCTGCGATATGTAGATGAGCTCTCCCGCGACGGCCGAGATGTTGCCGAAGAAGGAGTCGACGAGGCCGCGTTCCACGGTGTAGCGCCCCACCCGCTCGATCTCGGCAAGAATCGCTTCTTTATCCCCAGGCAATGACGGGACGAAATCAAGTCCTGTCGCCGAGAGCGGCCTCAACCAATGGCTGCGGAATTCCTCGAACGCCTCCCGCTCGCCCGGCAGCTTAAAGCCGTCGGCCAGCACGTCCTGCAGGTATTTGACGAAGGTGGAATGGAACACCGAGGAGTAGTTGATGAAGGCCTGCTCCACGGTGATGGCGCCGACGGCCACGATCCCCACCCCTTCCACGATCACCCCTTTCCGGTTGCCGAGCAGCTTGGCAAGGACGGGGGAGGGGTCGCCGGAAAGGTCCTTTTGACGCAGGAAGGGGATGTCGTGCAGGAAGGTCCGCGTCTCGGTGTCCTGCGGCACGATGCACTCCTCCTGTTCATCAGCGCGTGCGATGAGGAAGTCGGCAAAGGGGAGCGAGGGACGCGCGGCGACGAGCGCCAGGGAGTTCAGGCGCGAGAGCGTGTTGCCCGCAAGTTCGGCGAGCCCCTGCGCGCCTGCCGTGATGAGGACGTCGTCCTGCGCGGCGAAGGCGATGCCGTCGGGGCAGGCGGAACGGTCGGCTAGGAGTTTTTCCGTGTATTTATCGATCTGGTCTCGCATGTCTCACTTCGCTCCCGGGTTAGGGCAGCTCCTCCAGGATGTTGCGGCCGCCGAAGCCGCCGTTCTCGTCGAGACCGCGGATCCGGTAGTACTTCTGCAGCTCCTCCGAGAAGCGCTCCCGGTCCACGGGGGGGACGTCGATCCCTTCGCCGCCGCTCCCCGGCTCGGTGAAGAAGCGCTCCGGCAGGGTGTCGTCCTTGCGGGAAAAACCGTTCTCGCAGTTGTAGAACCGCTCGGTCAGGTAGATGCGCTCTCCGATTGCCTTGAGCGCTTCCGGGCCGTACTCCACGCCGGTCACCGCGGTCAACAGCTCCCCGTACTCCTCCAGCGTCGC is a genomic window of Geomonas ferrireducens containing:
- the mazG gene encoding nucleoside triphosphate pyrophosphohydrolase codes for the protein MSTETTQDRFDRLMTIMRRLRAPGGCPWDAEQTHDSLKRYLLEESYEVIEAIDAKDDALLKEELGDLILQPVFHAAVAEERGAFTMDEVLDAINEKLVRRHPHVFGDQVIESSAAQVENWEKIKKGEKGDERKSALSGIPPHLPALMKAQKITEKAARVGFDWEHTDQVFAKVMEELHEFQEAMAAGDQQEMESELGDLLFAIVNLGRFLAIDPEEALRKTIQRFTRRFSHIEDTLHGRGERLQDTSLEEMDRLWEEAKKMEKR
- the murJ gene encoding murein biosynthesis integral membrane protein MurJ, giving the protein MSEKKNIARAAGVLGAATMLSRIMGMVRDMVVSRLFGAGLYTDAFFAAFQIPNMLRRFFAEGALTSAFVPTFSEWHTTKGEEETRALANVCFTALTIVMAAVTVLGIIFSPQLVHLMFPGFSGNPEKLSVTILLNRLMFPYIFFVSLVALCMGILNTLRHFFTPAISTVFLNISMILSALLLHDRFRVPIVALAVGVLIGGVLQLTLQLPVLYRMGFPIRPNFNLNHPALKRITLLMGPSVFGVGVYYLNITVGSILASLLPEGSVSYLYYAQRLFEFPQGIFTVSVAQAVLPSMSRQAAVGDMDALKESLNYGVRLTLFITIPAMVGLMFCATPIFSLLFMGGAFDYAKAQKCGVALLYYSIGLTFVALVRVLVPAFYALKDTKTPVTSAFIAFLLNFLFSLLLMGPMLHGGLALASSLSALGNMLLLLWFLRKKIGRFGGRAITVSALKGIAASVPMAVAVYWIMGLIDWSTTGRRLLKGGVLGGGVLAGIVIFLAASHLLRCDEARDVVALVRKKLLRR
- a CDS encoding methylated-DNA--[protein]-cysteine S-methyltransferase; protein product: MKQEAAATAWSIYESTASFGLVAASREGLLAHHLPYGLKTRADALEAASMSHPLAKEGSDLTRAAAVLLERYFRGEQIDFDLPLDLTCFTPFQQEVYRVVAAIPYGTVQSYGEVAGACGTPRGARAIGGAMARNRLPIIIPCHRVVGASGVMTGFTAPGGIDSKRELLMMEGVNVAAGGGVIR
- a CDS encoding class II aldolase/adducin family protein produces the protein MRDQIDKYTEKLLADRSACPDGIAFAAQDDVLITAGAQGLAELAGNTLSRLNSLALVAARPSLPFADFLIARADEQEECIVPQDTETRTFLHDIPFLRQKDLSGDPSPVLAKLLGNRKGVIVEGVGIVAVGAITVEQAFINYSSVFHSTFVKYLQDVLADGFKLPGEREAFEEFRSHWLRPLSATGLDFVPSLPGDKEAILAEIERVGRYTVERGLVDSFFGNISAVAGELIYISQTAASLDELKGCIDPVPADNSSTTGITASSELLAHRKIYEQTGSRVILHGHPKFAVVMSMLCDRKKECSIKDCWKDCPHVRDLGGTPVVAGEIGAGGLAKRVPPVIGASGSAIVYGHGVFTLGREGFGEAFASMVDVENFCREEYFRRVEEEML